The DNA sequence caaattcaaattgttgatgttggtAATAACCACAACATTAACAAACAtacaataaatattattaaagcTCATAAACTGAATATTCGTTGTTTATGTCTTAATAGAACAGGAACATTAATTGCTAGTGCTTCTATTACTGGTACAATTATTCGTATCCATTCTACTCGTACAACAGCATTACtatttgaatttagaaGAGGTATAGATCGAGCCATTATTACATCGATGAAATTTAGTCATGATGATAGTAAGTTGGCAGTTTTATCAGATAAACATACATTGCATGtatataatattgatgaaaaacaACATCCCAATGATACTATTGGTAACAATACAAAGGATGGAGGAGGAGGATTAAATCGTCatcatttattgaatgGATTACCTTATTTACccaattattttcaaagtACTTGGAGTTTCTGTTCAGTTAATACCAATAAATATCATACATCCGATTTCGAAGAGGCTAATATTGGTATACAACAGAAATGGACAATAAATGATAGTAATGGTACAGAAGGAAGAGTTGATGAAGGAATAATTGGATGGAGTGGTAATGATagtattataattatatggaagttgaaaaaaatatgggAAAAATatgttattgttgaaacagaaaatcatcaatatgaTTTAAAACGAGCAAGTTGGAAAAGACTTGATAGTTGAGGGGGAAGGGGGGGTGGTTGATATGAAGGTATAGAGGTTTAATATTATTCgtcccccccccccccccgTGTATAGGTAAATGTATATATGCATAAATGTGTTTGCGTGTGTTGTTTCTATATTGAgttcaaatatatatatatacctATATATTACCTATATTTACATGGAATGGTGTGGTATAGTTTACCCTTTTTTGTTCATAAAGTTTCACATAACAATGGTTGATAGAatataatttctttattaattgtatttgatttcaattgtaAATGATCCCATTTCCGACCATGGAAATTTCTTATAAATCTTGAAGAATCCTTatgattatcaaattttaataatacaatattcaattgttgtttaatatcagttttaatattaataatatctaataatttataattccataataatttagatatatatattgttgataatccAAATGGCCAATTTTGAACTAAAACATAATTATCACGATTTTGATTACCACCACCtaaccaatttttcaaaatttgaaaatcattactatcaccatcaccatcaccaccattatcattttctggtttgttgattattgataaaatttcattaattttattaaaatcactgattttttcattactcatacttttcaaaattgattcattcaatttaataatttcaaaatgtATTCTCATCccattaataataacacCATTATTTGGTGATCCttgaatgaatttatttgctaataattgattttcaaaaatcatATAATATTCACctaaaaatttcaatggTTGATTAGTATTTATTCGATAATCTcgttttttaattaattcaaattgattattattattataataactAGGCAACTTCCTTAATCCATttatatcattatcattatcatatttgaaattaccTAATGATAATGTCAGTAATGATTTAACTAGATCATTTTTAGTAATATACAGAATTGGACATTTAAATCgaataatatttgaattcacAATTCCAATATCACGTAATGATTTGTGTTCAGTTGGAAATTTCAATCTAGGTGATGGAGGAGATGTTAAATCTAATATATTATCAGTATTACCTGAAGTAGACGACAGATCTTGATATAATATTCGTGATATTGTTGGAGTGGTAATATcagaaattattgatcCTTTGTTGGTCAAAGGTAGTTTGGATGCTGTTGATGAATATAGtagatttattaatttcttcGACGTTTCAAGTGTAGGTTTAGACATGGTTCTAGGTTCTTATTTAGAGGTGGCAGTGTAAGTTATTGTAATTGTTATAATGTATATTTAATGAAGAAcggaaaaatatttttgtcGTGAAGAAAAACAGGGGTCACGTGATTAAGTCATCAAATGGGTAGCttaatacaacaacaacaacaacaaccagtGTTAGCATTAGAATTGTCTATATTAGTAGATGAATGGtataaatcattttaaAGGGTGACTTGTTATAGGTGGTGTTTCTTTACATGGTGTTTCACTTTTGTTTGACCGGCATTTAAAACCTTCCccttttgttgttattgagCTCCAAGATGACTGTCTTAATTCCCTAGAATATAGATAAAGACATAGTGTCAAGCATTAGAATTAGCCATACCGGAAGTATATAGAAATGGTAGCCCTTTCCATCCCCATTTACGTATATTCTATGGTGGCCAAAACTATTTCGGCAATTTAACACTACCctcaatttttcttttcattccaaatactaaaaaaaattatttctttaaaCTGTCACCactcaccaccaccaccaccatttaACCACGTTTCAAACTATTATACCCCATATTACCCTCTCAAACAATCAACTACTGTTCAATATACACAAATAGACAATCACATACCATTTTTtcacccccccccccccctcttTTATAACTTATACTACTCTGTTTAGtgttttaaatttttagGAGAGAACCAGAAAGAGAGAATTTCCTTAAACAATCCTTTTGTGAAAGAACAAATGCAGTCTGAAACTATTTGGTCTAGTGGCCATAATTCTCCAATTCAGAATAATCCTCTGTTATCATCTACTACCAATAATGCATCTCAATATAAATCAGTTATTGATCAAGTTGATCCTGAAGTGATTCGATTATTTGCCAATTCAAATACTTTTGATCCgttatcatcaacaacaacaacaagtgGACCAGGTTCAGGTTCAGGTACAGGTACAGTTAAAGTTGCAGATAGACGattatcatttaatgaTGGTAgtgatattattgaaagtgatttttttggatttaaaCGAGGTGCCTTATCAGCAATTACTGCACCTGTTGTTGGGAATGGAAACAATGGTTctcataatcatcataatcataatcaagtgataaataaaaattttggaACTGCTTCTATTAGTGGAGGTATTGCTAATAGACATCCACCTCAAGATAGttttttacaaaaattttctAGTGTTGCTGATGCTACAagagaaattgaattaggTAGATTATCTTTAGATGATAAAACTAATactaataacaataatattggtgttaatgaaattaaaatgGTTAGTACTAGTGCATTTACTTCACCTCATGGATCtttgaatgaaaatttgaatatgcCAGTACCAACAAGAGGAGGATCAAGACATCAATCTATaagtgaaaaaattgataattataataataattcaccCATTCAAACAGCTGCagcattatcaataaattctgATTTGAATTCTGATGGTGGGAAtaccaacaataatgaATCATATCTTAATTCTACTAGTGTCAATGCCAATGCTACTAAAAATCAAGGGAATTATTCTCATAATTTTTGGAATCCAGCTGCAGCTACTTCATTTACTCCAGTAGGACCAGGAGTAACAATACCAACACctaattattttattgatgcTAATGGATTACCAATGCCTTCTATGCCAATGCCACCTCAAGGGTTTTATCCACCACGTGGTGGTGATGCTTCTAATTCTGGTGGAGCAAATTCTATTAGTCCCCCACCTCCATTTATGATTCCATCTCCTCCCCCTCCATTTTTGGACCCTAGTGTATATAGTATGATGTATGGTGGTAATTTCCctcaaccaccaccaccaccaccaccatctcaacaacaacaacaacagccaCAGTCACAAACAAATCCTGGTCAAGAGAACAAGGGCAATGAAACGGATTCAAAATCGCAAGATAATAAACATTCAGATACAGAATCTCATGAAGAAGAGAATGATAATACTAAAGATTATCAACAAGGTTCTTATCAGCATGGACCAGGACCAGGACCCATTGGTGTTGGTCTTATGAATCGTCAATTTTCTCCTGCCTCATTTATGTTTCATCCATTTAATCCTTATTCAATGTATCAACTGTCTCCACCATTAGTTCCACCTGAAGCAGCTTTAGGAGGAATGACATCACCtccaccacaacaactgCAACAGCAgccactaccaccaccaccaccaccatcttCTCAAGGCAAATCCACATCAGGTGTTTCTGgtacttcttcttcatcaacaaccacatcacatcatcaacattcTAAATATCCTCATCCTcatcacaacaacaatgttCATCCACATACCAATGTAAACAACACTGGTGTAGGATCCAAAAGAAAAGGTAATTTTAAAGGTAAAAACAGtagtaacaataataataataataatggtagtggtggtaatCATATTTATCGTTCACCTTTATTAGAAGAAGTACGTTCTAATCCTAAAccatatcaattaaaagatATTCATGGACATGCTATTGAATTTACTAAAGATCAACATGGATCAAGAtttattcaacaaaaattacCTGAAGCcactgaagaagaaaaagaaactatTTTCAATGAAATTTGGGAAATTTCTTATGAATTAATGACGGATGTTTTTGGGAATTATgttattcaaaaatattttgaatatgGTACTACAACTCAAAAACAAGTTTTACTTGAAAGTATGATTGGTCATATTCatgaattatcattacaAATGTATGGATGTCGAGTAGTTCAAAGAGCATTAGAAgcaattgataatgaaggACAATTAagaattattgaagaattgaaaaatcataTATTAATTTGTTGTAAAGATCAAAATGGGAATCATGTTAtacaaaaatcaattgaaaaaattaaaccaTTTTCACAAATTAGATATATTTTAACCAGTTTagataatcaaatttatcatttatcTACTCATCCTTATGGATGTAGAGTAATTCAAAGATTACTTGAATATTCTGATATTAATgatcaaaaatttatactttctcaattaaataattttctttattatttaattttagaTCAATATGGTAATTATGTTATTCAACATATTTTAGAAAATGGTACTagtgaagaaaaagaaccAATTTTAGAAATTGTTTTGGGTTCAGTAGTACAATTTTCTAAACATAAATTTGCTTCAAatgttattgaaaaatgtaTAAAATTTGGTGATACAAATCAACGACAAAGAATTTTACATGAAGTTATGATtggtaatgaaaaaatGTTAAGTAACAACGATGATGACAATAGTGACAATGATGAACCAGTTAAAGAAGATTCACCATTGGCATTAATGGTGAAAGATCAATTTGGTAATTATgttattcaaaaattggTCGAAGCATTTGATGGTGAAGAAaggaaattattaattattaaaataaagaaatgtTTAAGTTTATCAAGTAATAATTTGGCCAGTATTCGTAATATTagaaatattattgataatgttaGTGAATCgaatcaaaatttaaaagtTAAATCATGAGAGACAAGAATGTCTAATAATACCGTTATTAGTTTATGTTACTATTacttgtttaattttttatttattactgttattgttgttgttgttgttgtttaattaattaatggatttattttgtttatagTTTCAAGATTGGGGGATTATGGTTTATacttttcaaatctttcaaaaaaaattgtcaatatttgataatttcttATATATagtgtttttgtttttgtttttttttacagttattattattattatcatcattattattaattcctttttatatattcaaCTTTGTATATCTTTCTAAACTAAAAACTACTAAACCCTTTGGTATgaactttttgtttttttccttattttttaaaactttACAGTTAACCATTCCAATGAAGGTTCTGATTGAAATAACCAATTTGGtgaaacaattaataataatataataaattgaataataaatgaaatacaaatatttttaattgaatcagTAATTACTCCTACTATTAATGAAGTAATAacattaattattgatgatatttgaattaattgatatggTTTCTTTTGATTAGGAATTGTCACTGGGAATTCTATTATTTCTTGTAATTTATCCATAATTGAAAAGTAATAATAGGagttgatttatatttgaaacAGGAAGAAATGACTTTTAATTGAAGTAgatttaattatattaattgatgataagTGGTAATATGTGTTGTCCTTAATTGTGGATTGTTAGTTGTCAATtctcttttgttttggCGATCgtgtggtggtggtggtggtgttttGAATGGTCACACACGACCAAGATAAATATGTATTGTACGGCAACAAGACAAtagaggaggaggaggaggagacAGTCGACGGGGAAGCCCTCGTCCTGCCCCACTCACTGCGATTGGAAAATATATTTCCACCacctcaacaacaacatcatcattcaAGTCTTAAATATATACCACAcatattgattgattatgGCTAAACCAAAAGTACTTTTCATTGGAGAATTAAATCGAGAACTTGTTCAATTCAAACATTTCCAATCCAAATATAATTGTATTTTTATCCAACTCACCACTAGAgaacaatttattaatgatttaattaataaatatcatGATATTGTTGCAATTTATGGAGCTTGGCTTGGATTTTTACCTATTGGTGGATTTAGAACTGTTATTGATTATGTTCCTCGACtgttaaaaataattgcTTTTTGTTCAGTTGGATATGATCATGAAGATGCTAAAAtattacaacaacatgGAATTACTTTAACTAATGTACCTAGTGATGGAGCTGCAGGTCCTGTAGCTGATTTAGTATTATATTTGACATTAACTAGTTTTAGACAATTTCATATGTATGGGaatgaattattgaaaaatcctCATACAGTTGATTTAAgatatcaattgaatcaaaatgattttgattctCAATCAGGTAAAGTCAttagtggtggtagtgatggtggtgttggttCTGGGTATGATTTTGGtcattatttgaatcatCGAGCTAATACTTCTCCAAGAGGTCATAATGTAGTAATTATTGGATTTGGGAAAATTGGTCAAACTATTGggaaaaaattatatgatATAGGAAtgaaaattaattatattaaacGGAATAAATTAACTTCATTACAAGAACATAATTTAGGTTATCCAGTGGAATATTATTcgaaaattattgatattcctcaaaaaattgatttaataattattgcATGTCCAGCAACTCCAGAAACttatcatttaattaataaaaccGTGATTCAACTGATTAAAAATCCATTtagaattataaatattggTCGTGGTacaataattgatgaaaattcaTTAGTTGAAGGATTAAAACTAGGGAAAATCTTATTTGCTGGATTAGATGTTTTCGAAAATGAACCTAAAATTCATCCAGAATTACTTGGAAGAGATGATGTTGTATTAACTCCTCATATAGGAGCTTCAACtgttgaaaattttgattataCTGCTGCTAAGGCATTAGAAAATATTGATCAGATTATTACTCAAGGTAAATGTTTAAATAGAGTCAATTAGAAAGGAAAAGTATGGGGTTGGAAGGGCGGGGGAGGGGGTCCTTCTTAGAAGGGAAAGTAAATATTTGTTTAGATCGTTAGTTTTCaccaaaatatattttcttAGAGAAGTTATCCAGATGCAAGGGATTCCAACAAGCTTGTTACgcaataaacaatttagTTTCTACAATAATAAGCATGATACAATGTATTAAACGAATGGTAATtactgcaaaaaaaaaaaaaaaaaaaaaaaaaaacgcaACCAACCCTAAATCAAATacttaaataaataaacctattaataattgttcaattattatcaaatcataGTTCAAAtacttttcctttttttctttcaagtaaattttttaattaattcccatttaaatttatccCAATTCAATCCATCATAATGTTTTTTATATAAAGATTGAATAAAATCACAATTAacataattattattaccatttttATTGTCTTGTTCAACCAATCTTAATGAATCATATCTTACAATCCattgtaataatgataattcttgtaattttaataaatcttgatatgtaatttcttttattgatttttgttgCAGTGGACCTTCTTCTGtagatgatattgatgaataaCTTTCCAATTCCATTTCTTTAAGACTTAACATTGATGAACTATTAGAAGAAAgtcttgttgttgacaTTAAAGTTGATGGGATAATTGGTGCTTGAACAGtaatactactattattgttagtattagtattagtggtagtagtactaattgttttaatatcaatgttatcactactactaccaccaccaccaccaccctCACCAAATTGTTGAGCTAAATTTGCTCCAATTGAACCACCAGGATGTTTTaaaccaaataattttttcctttttaaagaatcagtttcaattaattccaGTAATGCTAAAATCACCGCATCAGCAAGCATCATACTTAAAGTGAATGAAACTGTTGGTGCTGGTATACCATgaataatttcttctttatgacaagataataattctgCTAGTATTAAActattaatttgattatattgagataa is a window from the Candida dubliniensis CD36 chromosome 4, complete sequence genome containing:
- a CDS encoding RNA binding protein, putative (Similar to S. cerevisiae PUF3;~In S. cerevisiae: protein of the mitochondrial outer surface, links the Arp2/3 complex with the mitochore during anterograde mitochondrial movement; also binds to and promotes degradation of mRNAs for select nuclear-encoded mitochondrial proteins), coding for MQSETIWSSGHNSPIQNNPSLSSTTNNASQYKSVIDQVDPEVIRLFANSNTFDPLSSTTTTSGPGSGSGTGTVKVADRRLSFNDGSDIIESDFFGFKRGALSAITAPVVGNGNNGSHNHHNHNQVINKNFGTASISGGIANRHPPQDSFLQKFSSVADATREIELGRLSLDDKTNTNNNNIGVNEIKMVSTSAFTSPHGSLNENLNMPVPTRGGSRHQSISEKIDNYNNNSPIQTAAALSINSDLNSDGGNTNNNESYLNSTSVNANATKNQGNYSHNFWNPAAATSFTPVGPGVTIPTPNYFIDANGLPMPSMPMPPQGFYPPRGGDASNSGGANSISPPPPFMIPSPPPPFLDPSVYSMMYGGNFPQPPPPPPPSQQQQQQPQSQTNPGQENKGNETDSKSQDNKHSDTESHEEENDNTKDYQQGSYQHGPGPGPIGVGLMNRQFSPASFMFHPFNPYSMYQSSPPLVPPEAALGGMTSPPPQQSQQQPLPPPPPPSSQGKSTSGVSGTSSSSTTTSHHQHSKYPHPHHNNNVHPHTNVNNTGVGSKRKGNFKGKNSSNNNNNNNGSGGNHIYRSPLLEEVRSNPKPYQLKDIHGHAIEFTKDQHGSRFIQQKLPEATEEEKETIFNEIWEISYELMTDVFGNYVIQKYFEYGTTTQKQVLLESMIGHIHELSLQMYGCRVVQRALEAIDNEGQLRIIEELKNHILICCKDQNGNHVIQKSIEKIKPFSQIRYILTSLDNQIYHLSTHPYGCRVIQRLLEYSDINDQKFILSQLNNFLYYLILDQYGNYVIQHILENGTSEEKEPILEIVLGSVVQFSKHKFASNVIEKCIKFGDTNQRQRILHEVMIGNEKMLSNNDDDNSDNDEPVKEDSPLALMVKDQFGNYVIQKLVEAFDGEERKLLIIKIKKCLSLSSNNLASIRNIRNIIDNVSESNQNLKVKS
- a CDS encoding 2-hydroxyacid dehydrogenase, putative, whose product is MAKPKVLFIGELNRELVQFKHFQSKYNCIFIQLTTREQFINDLINKYHDIVAIYGAWLGFLPIGGFRTVIDYVPRSLKIIAFCSVGYDHEDAKILQQHGITLTNVPSDGAAGPVADLVLYLTLTSFRQFHMYGNELLKNPHTVDLRYQLNQNDFDSQSGKVISGGSDGGVGSGYDFGHYLNHRANTSPRGHNVVIIGFGKIGQTIGKKLYDIGMKINYIKRNKLTSLQEHNLGYPVEYYSKIIDIPQKIDLIIIACPATPETYHLINKTVIQSIKNPFRIINIGRGTIIDENSLVEGLKLGKILFAGLDVFENEPKIHPELLGRDDVVLTPHIGASTVENFDYTAAKALENIDQIITQGKCLNRVN
- a CDS encoding phosphosugar binding protein, putative (contains SIS (Sugar ISomerase) domain) translates to MTNPISQYLTSVSLNSVQTTLKYETDAVTNLFNQYHQDEFSINNIIQSITIMYNTIISNNGKIVITGVGKSYKLGLKLVATLNSLSIQSSSLHPTEALHGDLGLIDQNRDCLIMVTSSGNTPELIQLLPHLSSNLPILLLTCSRNSKLSQYNQINSLILAELLSCHKEEIIHGIPAPTVSFTLSMMLADAVILALSELIETDSLKRKKLFGLKHPGGSIGANLAQQFGEGGGGGGSSSDNIDIKTISTTTTNTNTNNNSSITVQAPIIPSTLMSTTRLSSNSSSMLSLKEMELESYSSISSTEEGPSQQKSIKEITYQDLLKLQELSLLQWIVRYDSLRLVEQDNKNGNNNYVNCDFIQSLYKKHYDGLNWDKFKWELIKKFT